One Flagellimonas sp. CMM7 genomic region harbors:
- a CDS encoding glycoside hydrolase family 26 protein — translation MNKIGLKNYQLKASIFQSYVYIVLLLYTFMSCKSALRSSSEHIELSDKNADKEVGYLMARIKEVSKTGYAFGHQDATAYGIGWKNDGAQEKSDVNEVAGDFPGVYGFELGHLELGHTQNLDTVNFELMANLIRVSYEKGGIVTISWHPNNPTTLDSAWDPTTTVHNILEEGILSPKYKGWLNKLASFLNSLKTKSGKPIPLVFRPYHEMNGTWFWWGSKSCTPNEFRQLWRETFDILTKNYGVHNLIYCYSTDAVENKSEYLKYYPGDDYVDMLGIDLYHKKATEDYIELLNDNLGMLGVIAKEKKMPFALTESGLEGVNIADWWTEVLDKNVSNKGLSWVLVWRNASVDHYFAPFIGQLSSEDFVKFKRLPHVFFLQEMNKIR, via the coding sequence ATGAATAAAATTGGCCTTAAGAACTATCAGCTTAAAGCATCTATTTTTCAATCATATGTTTATATAGTATTACTACTGTATACTTTTATGTCATGTAAAAGTGCGCTTAGGTCATCTTCCGAACATATTGAACTTTCTGATAAAAATGCGGATAAGGAGGTGGGATATCTTATGGCGCGAATTAAGGAAGTTTCCAAAACCGGATATGCTTTTGGTCATCAAGATGCAACAGCTTACGGAATTGGATGGAAAAATGATGGTGCTCAAGAAAAAAGCGATGTTAATGAAGTTGCAGGAGATTTTCCTGGTGTTTATGGTTTTGAACTAGGGCATCTTGAGTTAGGGCACACTCAAAATCTTGACACGGTCAATTTCGAGTTAATGGCTAATTTAATAAGGGTTTCATATGAAAAAGGCGGAATAGTAACAATCAGTTGGCACCCTAATAATCCAACAACTCTGGACAGTGCTTGGGATCCCACAACCACAGTTCACAATATCTTAGAAGAAGGGATATTAAGCCCAAAATACAAAGGTTGGCTAAATAAACTTGCTAGTTTCTTAAACTCCTTAAAAACAAAATCAGGAAAGCCCATACCCCTTGTGTTTAGGCCGTATCATGAAATGAACGGCACCTGGTTTTGGTGGGGCAGCAAGAGTTGCACTCCCAATGAGTTTAGACAACTGTGGAGAGAAACATTTGATATTCTTACTAAAAATTATGGTGTGCATAATCTTATTTATTGTTATTCTACCGATGCCGTGGAGAACAAATCCGAATACTTGAAGTACTATCCTGGAGATGACTATGTTGATATGCTTGGGATAGACTTATACCACAAGAAAGCAACTGAGGATTATATTGAACTTCTAAATGATAATCTAGGGATGCTTGGGGTGATTGCGAAAGAAAAAAAAATGCCTTTTGCGCTTACAGAAAGTGGCTTGGAGGGCGTAAACATTGCAGATTGGTGGACAGAGGTTTTGGATAAAAATGTTTCAAATAAGGGTCTGTCATGGGTTTTGGTATGGAGGAATGCTTCAGTGGATCATTATTTTGCTCCTTTTATCGGGCAATTAAGCAGTGAGGATTTTGTAAAATTTAAAAGGTTGCCCCACGTCTTTTTTTTACAGGAAATGAATAAAATAAGATAA